The proteins below come from a single Chrysoperla carnea chromosome 1, inChrCarn1.1, whole genome shotgun sequence genomic window:
- the LOC123305961 gene encoding hemolymph lipopolysaccharide-binding protein-like, with translation MFFIKVFVILTVTVLHGNVIANDTDSDTDTISDTEDGLANGTDLKNDFNATLLDLASASGNGLFRFGDSYYDFHTDPELWDDARKICDAEGGYLAILNSELEASILAAVFNTHPSSSLAGYILDKDVAFVGFTDYYKVSEYVTIHGQNIEKVGYNKWRQGEPDGPGVQRCGVVDRNGFICNAYCTYPLAFICEIPV, from the exons atgtttttcattaaagtttttgttatcTTAACTGTAACTGTTTTACATGGGAATGTCATAGCTAATGATACTGACAGTGACACTGACACCATCAGTGACACTGAGGATGGTTTAGCTAATGGcacagatttaaaaaatgattttaacgcg ACACTGTTGGACTTGGCATCTGCATCTGGTAATGGTTTATTCAGATTCGGTGATAGTTATTATGATTTTCACACAGATCCAGAATTATGGGACGATGCAAGGAAAATTTGTGACGCCGAAGGAGGTTATTTAGCAATACTTAATTCAGAATTAGAGGCATCCATTTTAGCTGCTGTATTTAACACACATCCATCTTCAAGTCTAGCTGGTTATATTCTTGATAAAGACGTTGCTTTTGTCGGATTCACTGATTATTATAAGGTTTCTGAGTATGTGACAATTCACG gtcaaaatatagaaaaagtgGGGTATAATAAATGGAGGCAAGGCGAACCTGATGGTCCTGGAGTTCAAAGGTGTGGAGTTGTAGACCGTAATGGATTTATATGTAATGCTTACTGTACTTATCCTTTAGCCTTTATCTGCGAAATACCAGTGTAG